In a genomic window of Pedobacter sp. KBS0701:
- a CDS encoding transposase codes for MDTGKVIDLLPDREEKTLTSWLQGQPTIEIITRDRYGKYMQVSHKGGGQAIQITDRWHLLKNLGEAVKRIMVREYTRLSRAVAPKTVEEPLGVLKDFPARKKLAATGGVVKQRFDEMKKLHAKGLSNNAIAKSLGMHRSTVRKYLSMDVPMRKFYGERGMIEAHFEYIKERMQADTNIHLKSINKYPYIFVQ; via the coding sequence CTGGATACCGGGAAAGTAATCGATCTGCTGCCAGACCGGGAGGAAAAAACATTGACAAGTTGGTTGCAAGGGCAACCTACGATAGAGATAATTACACGGGACCGTTACGGTAAATATATGCAGGTAAGCCACAAAGGGGGGGGGCAGGCTATACAGATCACTGACCGTTGGCATCTACTTAAGAACCTTGGTGAAGCCGTTAAAAGGATAATGGTACGCGAATACACCAGACTTAGTAGAGCAGTAGCCCCTAAAACAGTTGAAGAACCGCTGGGGGTTCTAAAAGATTTTCCTGCAAGGAAGAAGTTGGCCGCTACAGGCGGTGTTGTCAAACAACGATTTGATGAGATGAAGAAACTACATGCTAAAGGATTATCTAATAACGCAATTGCAAAATCCCTAGGAATGCATAGAAGTACCGTCAGGAAATACCTGTCGATGGATGTGCCGATGCGGAAGTTCTATGGAGAAAGAGGAATGATAGAGGCTCATTTTGAATACATCAAAGAACGAATGCAAGCAGACACTAATATTCATTTAAAATCAATTAATAAATATCCTTACATATTCGTCCAGTAA
- a CDS encoding RNA polymerase sigma factor: MKKETNDFDLWQNLLNGDRLALNKIYERFLSPLYQYGMRMLQDEDAVRDCLHNLFVKIWVNHKTLKPTDNIKYYLISALRNSIINYKNQENRFQKVDIQENDVFDLRFTVESEYIKKEEQNQKVLQLSEAMNKLTSRQKEIIYLKYFEEMDYDEISKIMDLSKKGTYKLSARALEALREIMNVDKAMLLAILLVAKR; encoded by the coding sequence TTGAAAAAAGAAACTAATGATTTTGATCTCTGGCAGAACTTGCTAAATGGGGACAGGCTTGCGTTAAATAAAATTTACGAAAGATTCTTATCTCCACTTTATCAGTATGGTATGCGTATGCTTCAGGATGAAGATGCGGTACGAGATTGTTTGCATAATCTTTTTGTGAAAATCTGGGTGAATCACAAAACACTTAAACCCACTGATAACATCAAATATTATTTAATATCTGCCTTGCGGAATAGTATTATCAATTATAAAAATCAAGAAAATAGGTTTCAAAAGGTTGATATTCAGGAGAACGATGTTTTTGACTTAAGATTTACTGTTGAATCGGAGTACATTAAAAAAGAAGAGCAAAATCAGAAGGTACTTCAGCTTAGCGAAGCGATGAATAAACTTACTTCAAGACAAAAAGAAATTATTTATTTGAAGTATTTTGAAGAAATGGATTACGATGAAATCTCTAAAATAATGGATTTAAGTAAAAAAGGAACCTACAAGCTGAGTGCGAGGGCTTTAGAAGCGTTAAGGGAAATAATGAACGTAGACAAGGCGATGCTTTTAGCAATTTTACTGGTTGCGAAAAGATAG
- a CDS encoding FecR family protein, with translation MPNKRYNSFNVENFLDDADFLRYVKHNNSVDVSFWDNWQANIPENLASFKAAKLQLQLILSDQPKIATSNFRDQLLADINISIDTIQKAKRSKTIRLIVTSGIAASLFVVAFVSWFFLSTVTVKSNFAENRLVHLPDGSEIQLNANSVLSYARAFKWKARREVRLKGEAYFKVKHININPDQIKKGELFVAITDGAKVQVLGTEFNLKDRHNTTTIALVKGKIQVSSNKTGQRYIMHPGDFIDFNPNGNRVKNAVGSTNQTAWLSGKIILNQTTVSEILREFEDLYGYKVILDSPALGNKKIDGAISIKSEESLLFTLKNILNVDIQKEGKTIYLKNR, from the coding sequence ATGCCGAACAAAAGATACAATTCATTTAATGTCGAAAATTTTTTAGATGATGCAGATTTTCTGCGTTACGTTAAACACAATAATTCTGTTGATGTTTCTTTTTGGGATAACTGGCAAGCTAACATCCCTGAAAATTTAGCATCTTTTAAAGCGGCAAAATTACAGCTCCAGCTTATTTTAAGCGATCAACCTAAAATTGCAACAAGTAATTTTCGGGATCAGTTATTGGCAGACATTAACATTTCAATTGATACCATCCAAAAAGCGAAACGGAGCAAAACAATCCGTTTAATAGTCACATCGGGTATTGCGGCAAGTTTATTTGTTGTTGCTTTTGTTTCCTGGTTTTTCCTTTCTACGGTTACAGTGAAATCTAATTTCGCTGAGAACCGCCTGGTGCATTTGCCAGACGGTTCAGAAATTCAACTCAATGCAAATTCGGTGTTAAGCTACGCCCGTGCCTTTAAATGGAAAGCGCGCAGAGAAGTACGTTTAAAGGGCGAAGCTTATTTCAAGGTAAAGCACATTAATATAAATCCGGATCAGATTAAAAAAGGAGAGTTGTTTGTGGCGATAACCGATGGAGCAAAAGTTCAGGTTCTGGGCACCGAATTTAACCTGAAAGATCGACATAACACGACGACCATAGCCTTAGTAAAAGGTAAAATTCAGGTGAGTTCGAATAAGACAGGCCAAAGATATATTATGCATCCTGGTGATTTTATCGATTTTAATCCGAATGGAAATCGCGTTAAAAATGCTGTTGGTTCAACTAATCAAACCGCCTGGTTAAGCGGAAAAATTATCCTGAATCAAACTACCGTAAGCGAAATTTTAAGAGAATTTGAAGACTTGTATGGCTATAAGGTAATTCTTGACAGCCCTGCACTCGGAAATAAAAAAATAGATGGCGCCATATCTATAAAAAGCGAAGAAAGTTTACTCTTTACCCTTAAAAACATTTTAAATGTAGACATACAAAAAGAAGGAAAAACAATCTACCTGAAGAACAGATGA
- a CDS encoding SusC/RagA family TonB-linked outer membrane protein, translating into MKKRFTRLFGCISMLLIIAFVLPLKAQQTGNRITLEAALNTISKKYNTKFAYEHDIVQGKTTSAESVKAKNLDEALKQVLYPNNLLFLYVSDGNYTIVTRDERLFTPKKVPAGQSVPENNEIYISGKVVDETGNTLPGASIKGNTSNAVIATDASGRFSMRVPSGSTMLGFSYIGYENYSYPIAGSQSNLNIVLKVSTGNQLSEVNVISTGLQKISKERSTGSAELITAVQLEKVPVPNLLYRMESMVPGVKININAGDNSFLYSNTRKSINGGSRTRGATDYSFFVRGKSTISSETESLPLIVVDGAITENDISAINPNDVASVTFLKDAAAASIWGTRAANGVMVITTKTGKIGQTPVISFSLNASVSNHPNLGYLRTMNAAQAIAYEQELVAKNVIVAPLSTTAYSTNVADVSDLTFKLRAGTITQAAYNSMIEQYATRDSRDQIEQYLLKPATSQNYNFSISGGNNFSSYFYSASYSKENPYATGNSGDRLTVTLNNTFKLFKTATLTTNLKGSFLNYKNNGVSLSSLFNPSLATFMPYNQIVDSNGNRVSYSKKYYTGWLNTLYPSGFLNWGYNALDEIDNADNSQRDNNYSANFNLNVPIVKGLSANAFFNTERSFTTSRNFYNDNTYYYRDFLNGFTPIPTSGKAINSLGLSGGSGIYNTGNGTTNNYTLRGQLNYDTTLGADHQINAIAGSEIRQTQQGESLSTLYGYNMGTGISRPVNFFTPYTNIFGFTNNLGGNPSQQDKTRRYLSYYSNGAYTYKSKYTVSASVRYDDYNNFGVDRKFRATPLYSFGGKWDAARESFLRDVKWISNFSLRATYGVNGNISTSIYPFTNIALGGVDNTTGLSISSIIAPANPELRWEKTYVTNLGLDFGFLQNRINGSVEVYRKHGTDLFYNFPISGTYGVINLIRNTSELNGRGVDLSLGGVFYTAKNWDINGRLTYAYNTNDVKDTRFIPTSSFYSNPAYSTLIAGYPTDKLLVYRNAGLDATGMTLIYDQNGNKIAPNVNLNSIDALIYAGRSTAPHFGSYTQSIRYKDFTLMAVATYQFGNVFLKPTISSYPSSRAGVVYDLSEDVAKRWQKAGDEQFTSVPSVAGTFATVSLTRYQQSDINVLKGDYIRLRELSLSYKIPVERISKMVKGANFAFSARNIGLLWTANKEGIDPDFTSGLSSSSLGLPATVSYNFSLNVNF; encoded by the coding sequence ATGAAAAAAAGATTTACCCGATTATTCGGTTGTATCTCTATGCTATTGATTATTGCTTTTGTACTGCCTTTAAAGGCACAGCAAACGGGGAATAGAATAACATTAGAAGCTGCATTAAATACCATTTCTAAGAAGTATAACACCAAGTTTGCTTACGAACATGATATTGTTCAGGGAAAAACCACATCTGCTGAAAGTGTAAAGGCGAAAAATTTAGATGAAGCACTTAAACAGGTGTTATACCCAAATAATTTATTGTTTTTATACGTGAGTGATGGAAATTATACCATTGTTACCCGTGATGAACGTCTTTTTACTCCGAAAAAAGTTCCTGCCGGGCAATCAGTACCAGAAAATAACGAGATCTACATTTCCGGAAAAGTTGTAGATGAAACTGGTAATACATTACCAGGCGCATCAATTAAAGGCAACACATCTAATGCGGTAATCGCTACCGATGCAAGCGGGAGGTTCAGTATGCGGGTTCCGTCTGGAAGTACAATGCTTGGCTTTTCTTATATCGGCTATGAAAATTACAGTTACCCCATTGCGGGTTCGCAAAGTAACCTAAACATTGTTTTGAAAGTTTCTACAGGCAATCAACTGAGCGAAGTCAATGTAATTTCTACAGGTTTACAAAAGATATCAAAAGAAAGAAGTACGGGTTCAGCGGAATTGATTACGGCCGTACAATTGGAAAAAGTTCCGGTTCCGAATTTATTATACCGTATGGAATCAATGGTGCCTGGGGTTAAAATTAACATCAATGCTGGTGATAATAGTTTTCTATATAGTAACACACGCAAGTCGATAAATGGAGGCTCGCGTACCCGGGGTGCTACAGATTACAGCTTTTTTGTAAGGGGAAAGAGCACCATATCATCTGAAACAGAATCGTTGCCATTAATTGTTGTTGATGGTGCAATTACCGAAAATGATATTTCTGCGATTAATCCTAATGATGTAGCTTCTGTAACTTTCTTAAAAGATGCAGCTGCGGCCTCTATTTGGGGAACAAGAGCCGCTAACGGTGTGATGGTTATTACTACAAAAACTGGTAAAATCGGGCAAACGCCGGTAATCAGTTTCTCACTAAATGCATCAGTTTCAAATCATCCAAATTTGGGCTATTTAAGAACAATGAATGCGGCCCAGGCCATTGCTTATGAGCAGGAATTAGTGGCTAAAAATGTAATTGTTGCGCCACTTAGTACAACTGCTTACAGTACAAACGTAGCTGATGTAAGCGATTTGACCTTCAAACTCAGGGCAGGCACAATTACGCAGGCAGCATATAATAGTATGATTGAACAATATGCTACAAGAGATAGCAGGGATCAGATTGAACAATATTTGTTAAAACCTGCAACATCTCAAAACTATAACTTTTCAATAAGTGGGGGTAATAATTTCTCCAGTTATTTCTATTCGGCATCTTATTCAAAGGAAAATCCTTATGCAACAGGCAATAGCGGCGACCGCCTTACGGTTACTTTAAACAATACATTTAAGTTATTTAAAACTGCCACCTTAACTACAAATCTAAAAGGGTCCTTTTTAAATTATAAAAATAACGGCGTTAGCTTAAGCAGTCTTTTTAATCCAAGCCTGGCAACATTTATGCCGTACAATCAAATTGTTGATAGTAACGGCAACCGTGTTTCTTACTCAAAAAAATATTATACGGGCTGGCTGAACACCTTATACCCAAGTGGCTTTCTAAATTGGGGTTACAATGCGCTGGATGAAATTGATAATGCTGATAATAGTCAGAGAGACAATAACTACTCTGCAAACTTCAATCTCAATGTACCTATTGTTAAGGGCCTTTCAGCCAATGCCTTTTTTAATACCGAGCGTAGCTTTACCACAAGTAGAAATTTTTATAACGATAATACCTATTACTATCGCGATTTTTTAAATGGCTTTACTCCAATACCTACATCTGGCAAAGCGATTAATAGCTTGGGTTTATCTGGTGGAAGCGGGATTTACAATACAGGCAATGGAACTACGAATAATTACACACTTAGGGGGCAATTAAATTACGATACAACATTAGGTGCTGATCATCAGATCAATGCAATTGCTGGTTCAGAAATCAGACAAACACAGCAGGGTGAAAGTTTGTCTACGCTGTATGGCTATAATATGGGAACCGGTATTTCGCGTCCGGTAAATTTCTTTACACCGTATACAAATATTTTCGGTTTTACGAATAATTTGGGGGGCAATCCAAGTCAGCAGGATAAAACCCGAAGATACTTATCTTATTATAGTAACGGGGCATACACTTATAAATCTAAGTATACGGTTTCTGCAAGTGTAAGATATGATGATTACAATAACTTTGGAGTTGATCGTAAATTCAGAGCAACTCCGCTCTATTCGTTTGGAGGAAAATGGGATGCTGCAAGGGAATCATTTTTGAGGGATGTGAAATGGATTTCTAACTTCAGTCTGAGGGCAACTTATGGGGTGAATGGTAATATTTCGACTTCTATTTATCCATTTACAAATATTGCTTTGGGTGGGGTTGATAATACTACTGGTTTAAGTATTTCAAGTATCATCGCTCCGGCAAACCCTGAATTGCGCTGGGAAAAAACTTATGTTACTAATTTAGGCTTGGATTTCGGTTTTCTACAAAACAGAATTAACGGATCGGTTGAGGTTTACCGCAAGCATGGTACTGACTTGTTTTACAATTTTCCAATCAGCGGAACTTATGGTGTAATCAATTTAATACGTAATACCAGTGAATTAAACGGAAGAGGGGTTGACTTATCTCTTGGAGGTGTTTTTTATACGGCTAAAAATTGGGATATTAACGGAAGGTTGACCTACGCCTACAATACCAATGATGTGAAGGATACCCGATTTATACCTACATCGTCATTTTATTCAAATCCAGCTTACAGTACATTAATTGCAGGTTACCCAACAGATAAGCTTTTAGTTTATCGTAATGCAGGTTTAGATGCGACGGGTATGACTTTAATTTACGATCAAAACGGAAATAAAATTGCACCAAATGTAAACTTAAACTCAATTGATGCCCTGATTTATGCCGGTAGATCGACAGCACCCCATTTTGGTAGTTATACACAATCTATCCGTTACAAAGATTTCACTTTAATGGCTGTTGCAACCTATCAATTCGGAAATGTGTTCTTAAAACCTACAATCAGTTCATACCCTTCATCACGAGCGGGCGTAGTGTATGATTTAAGTGAAGATGTTGCCAAACGATGGCAAAAAGCCGGGGATGAACAATTTACTTCAGTTCCTAGTGTTGCCGGTACCTTTGCAACAGTTAGTTTAACGCGCTACCAGCAATCAGATATTAATGTTTTAAAAGGAGATTATATTCGTTTAAGGGAGCTTTCACTATCTTACAAGATACCTGTTGAGCGTATATCCAAAATGGTTAAGGGGGCAAATTTTGCATTTTCAGCTCGTAATATAGGCTTATTGTGGACGGCTAATAAGGAAGGAATAGATCCTGATTTTACCAGCGGATTAAGCTCCTCATCATTGGGTTTACCAGCAACAGTTTCTTATAATTTTTCACTTAATGTTAACTTCTAA